One Littorina saxatilis isolate snail1 linkage group LG1, US_GU_Lsax_2.0, whole genome shotgun sequence genomic window carries:
- the LOC138970785 gene encoding ribonucleoside-diphosphate reductase small chain-like: MFSQLGKPKGHVQNVKLTPPVVSPVKKETIKPIDSNEDEPLLRENPRRFVIFPIEYHDIWKMYKKAEASFWTAEEVDLSKDLQHWEKLKPEERHFISHVLAFFAASDGIVNENLVERFSKEVQVTEARCFYGFQVAMENIHSEMYSLLIDTYIKDPKEKDFLFNAVQTMPCVKEKADWAIKWINDQNAPYGERVVAFAAVEGIFFSGSFAAIFWLKKRGIMPGLTFSNELISRDEGLHCDFACLMFKHLFRKPSQDRVYAIIEDAVRIEQTFLTEALPCNLIGMNSELMKQYIEFVADRLLVELGCDKVYNSENPFDFMEYISLEGKTNFFEKRVGEYQRMGVMGNKKEDNHTFTLDADF; encoded by the coding sequence atgttttCACAACTGGGAAAACCCAAAGGTCATGTACAGAATGTTAAGCTGACTCCTCCTGTGGTGTCACCGGTAAAGAAAGAAACGATAAAGCCTATAGATTCCAACGAAGATGAGCCTTTGCTGCGAGAGAACCcaaggcgctttgttatctTTCCCATCGAATATCACGACATCTGGAAGATGTACAAGAAGGCAGAGGCATCGTTCTGGACAGCAGAGGAGGTCGATCTCTCCAAAGACTTGCAGCACTGGGAGAAACTGAAGCCGGAGGAGCGTCACTTCATTTCTCACGTGCTGGCTTTCTTTGCTGCCAGTGATGGTATTGTCAACGAGAACTTGGTGGAGCGTTTCAGCAAAGAGGTGCAAGTGACGGAAGCCAGGTGTTTCTACGGTTTTCAGGTTGCTATGGAAAACATTCACAGTGAAATGTACAGTCTGCTCATCGACACTTATATCAAGGACCCCAAAGAGAAGGACTTCCTGTTCAATGCCGTTCAGACCATGCCATGCGTGAAGGAGAAGGCTGACTGGGCGATTAAATGGATCAACGACCAGAACGCTCCCTACGGTGAGCGAGTGGTGGCCTTCGCTGCGGTGGAAGGGATCTTCTTCTCTGGGTCTTTTGCCGCCATCTTCTGGTTGAAGAAGCGAGGAATCATGCCTGGACTCACCTTCAGCAATGAGCTCATCAGCAGAGATGAAGGTCTCCACTGTGATTTTGCCTGCCTCATGTTCAAGCACCTTTTTCGCAAGCCCTCCCAGGACCGGGTCTACGCCATTATCGAGGATGCTGTGCGGATCGAGCAGACGTTCCTGACAGAGGCTCTCCCCTGCAATCTGATTGGTATGAACAGTGAGCTGATGAAACAATACATCGAGTTTGTGGCCGACAGGTTGCTCGTGGAGCTAGGTTGTGACAAGGTGTACAACTCTGAGAATCCCTTTGATTTCATGGAATACATCTCACTAGAGGGCAAGACCAACTTCTTTGAGAAGCGAGTGGGCGAGTACCAGCGCATGGGGGTGATGGGAAATAAGAAAGAGGATAACCACACATTCACGCTTGATGCTGACTTCTGA